TGTAGTGGATGTTGGTCCCACTGGCTGGAGATTGCATTCAtggaagataaatattttttctgggattttctttgctttcagagcAGCACAAAGCAAATGTCTTCTGGCAGAATAttgcctggcctggcctggcctgtggCACGTTTTGGCAGCACAAAGGGATTATGAGACTTTGCACTTGACTCATTACctgatggaaaaaaatccaaagaacaaaCCAATAATGGAAGTGAATTTAGCTGGGAGATTTAAAGGAGTATATgtggggaaaaagggaaggagaagcagTTGGCTGGAGAGATCACTATTAACAAGCAATCTGTGCTAGCTTGAAAACTAGAAGAGGTGTTTGCTTGCATTTGGAAGGTCTTTCCTGATCACTGCGAAATGTACTTGATCTGTTAATCTGGATGATGAGTATTAAATACACTGTCACCTTCCTGTTACAGAAGCTGTTTGTTTGTTGTCCTGCATATAGCCTTGCAAGCAGCAGTTTATGGTGAATACACATGGGAAGTGTTTGGTTACTGCTGGGAGCTGGAGTTCCCCgtccatctcctgctgctgccctacctgctgctggctgtgaataTGGGGTTCTTCACTCTCTGCTCTCGGGCCGATCCTGGTAAGCTCACATTGCCTGTGAGTTGTAGCTGTTTGAAAATGGAATCCAAGAAATGTTACAAATACCAAGTACTTGATCTTTTTTTGGAGGAAACTAGtattactgttttgtttctttcacagGTATAATAACAAAATCAAATCACACATCATTGATTAAGATTTATGCATATGATGCTGTATTATTTCAGAAAGGTATCGTGTGCCCTACATGCAACATGGAGAAACCAGCCAGATCAAAACATTGCAGTAAGAATCTGAATTTCATGGACAAGCATAATAGTAATAATACTTTTGCAAATTAACTTTCCATCAATAACTGCAGTTTGCACAATGTCTGTCCTGTTGTGCAACTGACTGCCCacagtgttttgtttattttcaggaGGGTTCCAGATCACTGCTGCCCTTCACCCATCATTGGGGCTTGTTCTTCTAATTACTGTCACAGAGATTACTAGTTCTGAGGGTGGCATTTGGGGTCAGGAATAGGCAAGTTTTAAGCTTCTAAAAGTCAAATGAAAAGTTATCACCTTCCAAGAGTTCAGGATTTTGTGTTTATCTTGCAAAATGTGCTGTTATCTTCATCACTTAAAACAGGGAGGTACAGTCTCTATCTTTCATGGTCTTTGTTAGGCAGTGCTATCAGAGAAACCCAAATGCTTGAGCTGCAGTCTTCAATGGTGAGTAGGAGAGGAAATGAACTCCAGATCAGTtagtggtttggggttttctttggtGATATgtgattaaaattaatttatttgcttaaaaagcTACCATTATAAAGAAAAATAGGGTAAAACATGaccatatttctgtttttcttggatGAAAATCTAAACTATACAGTGTAAAAATGATATTGATTACTTAAAAGCCAGATAACTGAACTGTCTTGTCACTCACTTTCGATTAGGTTTATGTAATATCTGTGTACATCGTTTTGATCACCACTGTGTGTGGGTCAACAACTGCATAGGTGCCTTCAATacaaagtatttcttcctttACCTGTTTACATTAACTGCTATGGCTGCCAACATTGCAATCATCACAGCAGCATTTCTCATCCAAGTGGTACTGCTGTCAAATATGATGTATGGAAGTTACATTGATGACCAAGGACAAGAACAAGCTATTGAGATCCTCTTTCTCATTCAGGTTAGTATATGCTATCTGAGttcttagccaaaaaaaaaaaaaaggcttatctcagcattttctttcaggaatCTTTTAAGCCCAGGTGTTTTCGGAGACAGAATGTGGGCAGACTGTGGTTGGTAACCAGCTTATATAGTTAATTAAGTTTAGAAACCTGACATTGCAGAATACTTTaaagatacagtatttttctACAAGCACTGCCTTCAGCTCTCCTGTTCTCTGGATTTTTGTCTCCAGACTGCTCTCACTCAACACATCTGATCCATAAAGGATGACTTTACATTCCAGTGACCATCTACTGCAGTAACATTTGTGAGACTGTTTACAATCCTTGAGATATCCTAGTGGAGACAATAAAGCAGGACCCTACTGCCATGGAGAATTGagatatttgaatattttctctCACTTGGTGAGAATGGTGGCTTTGAGTCACTTGTATTTTGATGCCTTCACTCTTTCTGTAATAAGGCAGTGAGGTGATAAGCAGCAGAATCTCCGGTATTAAACGTACACATTCAGAGATATATCGATGTAAAAAATAACCCTGCATAACAGCACGTTTTGTGAGGAAGTATCTGGATATCTACTTGCTTTACTAAAAGATCCAATTAGGAATGTACCATCACTGCCCTGGATGGAGGATGGGGCTGTGACCTTTTTTCTGGGGCTGCACAGTGATGAGTGTGTATGTACTCTTATTTCAGATGACTTGTCACAGCAGCTCTTATGTCTCCATCTGATTTAGTGCTCCAACTTTTTAACTaagttattattttctttctttgcagcacCTTTTCTTGACTTTTCCTAGGATTGTCTTCATGCTTGGTTTTGTTATTCTTCTCACTCTTGTACTGGGAGCGTACTGCTGTTTCAATCTATACTTGGCCTTAACCAACCAAACATCCAATGAATGGTATAAATCGAGAAGATATGGGTATTCTCACCACCTAGCACTGCAGTCTCAGGACAGACGAGTTatctacaaaaatatttattctaatGGAATCTGGATGAATTTAAAGGAAATCTTTAAGCTGCCTACAGtattggaaagaaagaagaaaacatgaagatATTACTccttaaatatgctttttttttttttttttttttttacttttttctaaaaGACTATTTCAGCAGTGTGCTTTATGGTCccaaaggattttttaaaaaagattattgTATTTCAattaagtattaaaaataattggaaaatacATTTTGGTAAAGCTGACTAGTCTTCATAGTCTTCAATTGCCATACAGAAGCAAGCTGTACTGGAGTTAGGTTCAGCTAATGAACATATACATGAGGAACTCTTTATTTTTATGGTTATAGTTTGTAAACTGCATAATATATACCACTGTATAATAGGCAAAATGAGTTCTAAGTTATCTTGGCTTATCATAAATGGGCAATTCCTGCAGTAGACCTTCCAGGGATACAGTTGTGTCACACATGAGGAAGTGGTAAATGTTCGAATGTATTGATTTGTGAATTATTCACATTTTGTTTCCCCTGCAGGAAAATAGCTCACAGCTTAGTGCAATATTCTGATTAACAATGCCTCAGAAGAGCAGCTATTTAAGatactttattcctttttttttttgtgaggtctCTGAGGTTAAGATCAGTCCTCTGTTTCCTTGTTAGAGGAGGGACTAATAGTGAATTTGGTGGCATGGGGAAAGAGTTTTGGTCCAGTTTACTGAAATGAATCTTTTTCTGTGTCTACACCAGCAAGGGAGGAGCTAACAAATACCATGATCGTTGAAGAAATGTTTCATCTTTTTGTAAGTACCATTACATTTGGCAAATGATTAACCCATTACTGTTAGCAATGTGTGGCATAAGTTACAAGCATTTAACTGAAGAAACATGATTACTGGCAGAATCTTAACCTGTGGAATCAATGTTGTTCTACTACACATTCAAACTAGTATAGAACACCTTGATCTCAGAAAGGAAAATAGTAGAAGCACTACTACTTATCTGCTAAAGCTCTTTTTGACACCCATCTTCAGCTCTTTCAAAGATTTTATTTCAGCTGTAGAGGCACTAAAATGGTAGACTTTTAGACAATTTCAGCATCCTGAGACCAGTATTAGAAATTTGCTGCTGAACTGTGGCAATACGTAATCCCAGCAGATAACAAACTTAATCCCTCTGGCCTTCCTCATCTTCATGCCATTGTTTAGCATCTGCTTACAGTGAGAAATTCAACCATGTCTCAGGTATCTCTTTGTATTTTGGCCATTTTGCAGCAGGGGAAATTACGgtttttgagactttttttctagGGCTGTCTGCTTGCAGTCACTAGACAGGCCACTTTAAAAGCATAGCGGTAGCACAGCCTTCCAGTCCTGTGCTGGCATTGTCTGGGTGAACTCTGACAGGCACTTACCAGCATCCCTCAAGAAAACAATCTACCTTGAGGATGGAAGACAGAAGTAAATGATGTCTATGCAGGTGCCCTTCTGAAACCCCCCCACCTCAGACTTTAACCACAAATTGCTGTAAAGTTCTCTGCAGTATGGAAGTTTGTGGTTGTTTTGTGAAAAACAATGTGTTTGACTCACCCAATGATTAAGCACAATGGTAACTGGCCCCATTATCTTCTTCCAGAAATTATTCTCTGGGTCATAAACTCAATACAGCAGACATTGGAAAAATATGAGAAGAACtttaaataactttatttttataaatgtatttatttacatgcTGAATCTGTACAATAGGCAATTAAAAATCTgcatatgattttaaaaaaattcatgtaCAGTATGGCTTTACACACCAACAGGCTAGCTCTCAGAGTAGCCTGTTTGGCATTGCAAGGGTACAATGATGCATTCTTTCATAGACCAGTACATAAGGCTAATtgtccagggaaaaaaaaaaactaaaaaactgCAGTACCATGCCTTAGGAGGACTAAAGTAGTGAGGTTAAAGGCATGAAAGTGTTCAAGTGGTGGTGAATTCACACCAGAAGTCCTTAGGtttggttttcttgttttattttaatgcatatGATTAAGTTATGTAGTCTCTTATGAGACACAACATACTTGCTTCGCTTTCTGAATTCTTTTAAACACCAGAACACTACTGTCCTGTGGTCAGAGGTAAATGCTTTGCAAAGGATAGTCCTTTATTTGAGGCAGCTGTACAAAATACTGAGTTAGACTGTCAAATATGACATATCAGTCACTTCCACAGTATAACCATGCAGAGGCTTTTAACTactgttatttccattttaaacagaaaacatttcaggGCTGTACCATCCTGTTAAGTCACTTATCTATAGAAGCATTCATTCCCTTGCTCTGTGAACAATTATAACGGCAAACTTAGGACTGATCAAATTCCCCAAATTGGAGAAAAAGAGTAAGTTTTATATTAAGGTCTGTCATTCACTGCATGCTGTTCATTATACAATCACAGTCTGGACTTCCACCTCCCCCTCCTGGGAGGCGATCACAAACTCCCCTGCATGTTCCATTATTTCAATGTCCTCGGATGCGACCATTGTCACTGTTGCTTCTTCTGTCTCAATGCTACCCTCTGTGGTCAGCACTGCTCCTTCTCCGATGGCAGAAGCCAGTGTCATAGCGACCTGCTCCGTGAGGCTTTCGGGGGTCGCTATGGTGATTGTGTCTGCAGCATCTGTGGTTACTTCAGAGTTTTCTGCCACTGTAACATTCTGTACGATGATCTGGTGACCAGAGTTTGCTTGATTTACTATTTGTTGTACAACCTTCATAATGTGGCTGTCAACCTACATTCAGAGAAAAAAGGCCAGGTTATTTCATGATTTGTTGTAATGTGTTAAAAGTACAGAAAATTAGCATAGGTATAAACAGTGTCTGATGACAAACagtgcagtaaaaaaaaaaaaagcagcatttaattCCAGCTTAGTCCAGCCATTCACTGCAGTTCTCATTATCACCCCGAGAACAGGACATTCCTAAAACAGGTCGCACCTCATGTCACTTAAGGTGTTCTGCCAAGAGGGTATTTCCTCCAGTAAGTCAAACTTCGGTTTATAGGAAAATCTTGACGGCGCGCACCCAGACATTCAAACTCCATGAACTACAATTCAGGAGACTAGCCAGCCTCTGATTCTGCAACAACCATGACTATTTCTAGCATTCAGGAGTTCCTTAAGAGAATCATTTCCCAAAGGTTGAAGCGTTAATGTACGATTCTGTTTACCCAGCAGGTAGGCTCTTGTGTATTAGAGCTATGCAAGTTACTAGTCACCACTGCTGAGAGGAAATGGGGTCAGACCTTTGGTAAAATCCAGTACGGCCAGTATTATATTTTTTACAGAGACAGATCTGCAaaattacagttgtaggtaaatgaATTACATGAGGCTGGGTTTATGTAACATGATTTTCAGACACTAAAAGCAATTCATTTTATCTACAGCGAGGTCCCAAAGAGAGTAGTTTGTGTGTCTGCTTTACCTCATGTCTTGTTCCCTCTATTATTTCAGCAGCTTCACTGGTCTCCATGTCTTCAGTAGCAGtcttgaaatacaaaatatgatTCCTCTTTTAGATTATAAAAAATCTTTTACTTCCAAGATGTAATACAATAAGATCTTCTACAGAAATCTTCCTGTTTTCCCCCTCCATGCTGCAGTAACTTCTCTAAAGACAACAACTCCCTGAAATTCCCTCCAAATCCCATTATGAAGATCTACTTAAAAGTAGTGCAGAGTGCTCACAAATAGCCGAAAGAACATCCTCTCTCAGCAGGACCTTGCCGACTGGCAGATTCTTCTCCTATTGGTAGCAGCCACAGTGTTTACTATGGCAGTACTAAAGGGACTCGACAGATGGACTGTGTTATATCCTGCACAGATAGGAGCTGGCTCTTTGTCATagggagggaaaaagggaaatGCATCATTCAGTTGCttctggcagctgcagccagttAAAAACAACTGAGTTTATTTTGGACAAAATAAGCTAAATAGAGACAGGAGAAAAGGGTAGGTGAGAGTTGAGGGAAAGTTGAAGGAAATGTCTGAGGGCAGAAAATCCAGAATAGTCTGAAGTTTTCAGTGTCTGAACCTTCTGATTCACTGCTGCCAATCTTCCCTACACTCATTTTTCTGCCTCGCTCACATGCAGGACTTCTGGAGGGAAAGGAAGTATGCTCCAGAGGGTGTCTTTCTGAGCAAAATTACTCCCACTTTTTTCTAGGATCACACAGGCAGGGATAGCACTAGTTAGATCCTATTTCACCTTTTCCAAGAAGTCCAGATGAGAAATATGCACATCTGTGCAGCTTTTAATTGACAAAACACTGTGCTAAGTTCAGAACAACACTACTCTCTGCCCTACTTCTTACCTCAATGATGTATTCCTGAGTGTCTGCCACCACTGAAGAAAACTCTACCAAAACTGTATGAGGATCTTCGGAAATGACCGTTGCAGCTAGGTTGTCAGCTGACTGACTCTCCTCAGACACCATCACTTCTTCAACCTCCTTCAAAGCAAGCAGGCAGCCACCTGAATGGTATTCCAAAAatgccagaaaaacaaaactttccGTAACCAAATCAGATATCAGGAGTACCTGCCAAGTACTAAGCAGCACTAATGAGGTCCCTTTAACAGAATGCCACTGTCAAATGACCAGCAGTTAGACAACAGTCTCTAATCCTACCAGCACAGGCCAAATAATGGCCTAGAAGAGGCCCATGCTACACCAAAGAACTGAGCCTCAAGTAGAGCAACTGTACAGTGCAATTTCAAGAAATACGCAAGTAAATCCAGATGTGTAAAGTCACATAGGACTTCAAAAGCCATATGTAAGAAACATACAATAGATTTAAGAGTTTTCGTAAGTTTTAAGTAGTATACTTAATTTCTGCTGATGCATATAATTTCAACATGTACTCAGGAAATTCTTTTTCCCCCCAGTAAGCATGTATGGTCCTTTACAGTCTCTGTACATCATCATCACTACCTAAAGAAGTTTGAAAATCCATGCGTACAAGCTAAACAAGACAAGCAACCCCAGCACCACTAATCTGATCAGAGAGGATTATCTGTAAGTACTTAGTGTACTTAAGGCATCTTCCTAGCAAAacattatttcatgtttttacaggatttcatataaaaaatactaatttaacATCAAGAAACCAATGGGCAAGTTTAACCATAGCAATATGTGCTAAATCCTAAGTTTTGCTGAGTCTTCTCACCTCTTCCGCAACACAGAAATCAAGCTCCTTCTGGCATTACTTtctaaaaatgttcattttctccctttttgtttaTAGCCCTGGAACAGAACCATTTCAAGATTCAGGACAGAGACTCTAGTACAATATAGGGTCTCTCTTCCCCATTTAGGGCAGCAGCTATACTTCAGAGACCACTTAAGGCAGAATTTGGAGCAGAAAGTCCACAGTGCTCCTGTGGTTAGATGCTTAATAGAAATTGTTTTGGTTATCTTCCTCTTTGTTTAGATTATCCAGCTTTTATATTAGAACTGCTCTGCAGTTACTTGTCCAGCATGATTTTTGATCAGAAATGTCACAGCAGAAATACTCATTAATGTagatctaaaataaaaaaaaaatgcatctcctCTTCTGATGCAGCTGCAATGCAGGTAAACAAACAGCCATGTATGGAGGTCATTAGGTCATTTAACTCCACCCTAAAAAATCATTACCATTCAGACAAAAAGCAGCTTGTGCAAACCAAAtcaaaaaagaacacacacactgCCATCTCTCACCTTTGGTCTTTAAGTGCCTGTTGAGAGTGCCATGCTCCGCAAACCCTCGTCCGCACTTGTAACACTTAAAAGGCTTCTCACCCGTGTGATGGCGGATGTGACGgaccagtgagcccttttcccgAAAGCCCCGACTGCAATACTGACATACGTAAGGTTTATCTTCCAAATGTGTACGGAAGTGAACTTGCTGGGCATTCTGTACAAAGAGATGCAACAGAAGAGCAGCTAAATGACAAACTCAGGCAAGcagtatttttgctttcaatGTGACAGTCAGCATCTTTGAGGGCTTCTTCTCATCTACAACATGATAAAGAtgtgtttgcattatttttaggTAAATTTTTCATACACGGAGGAACAGTTTCCTCCCAAACGTAAAGA
This region of Dromaius novaehollandiae isolate bDroNov1 chromosome 14, bDroNov1.hap1, whole genome shotgun sequence genomic DNA includes:
- the ZDHHC4 gene encoding palmitoyltransferase ZDHHC4 isoform X1: MDFLTLFLMYLCFVLATIILVCSYSGRKESFLARSVNGAAQILSFVIPTRLQRMTQKVLHRLLHTRSCLFVVLHIALQAAVYGEYTWEVFGYCWELEFPVHLLLLPYLLLAVNMGFFTLCSRADPGIITKSNHTSLIKIYAYDAVLFQKGIVCPTCNMEKPARSKHCSKNLNFMDKHNSLCNICVHRFDHHCVWVNNCIGAFNTKYFFLYLFTLTAMAANIAIITAAFLIQVVLLSNMMYGSYIDDQGQEQAIEILFLIQHLFLTFPRIVFMLGFVILLTLVLGAYCCFNLYLALTNQTSNEWYKSRRYGYSHHLALQSQDRRVIYKNIYSNGIWMNLKEIFKLPTVLERKKKT
- the ZDHHC4 gene encoding palmitoyltransferase ZDHHC4 isoform X2; translation: MDFLTLFLMYLCFVLATIILVCSYSGRKESFLARSVNGAAQILSFVIPTRLQRMTQKVLHRLLHTRSCLFVVLHIALQAAVYGEYTWEVFGYCWELEFPVHLLLLPYLLLAVNMGFFTLCSRADPGIITKSNHTSLIKIYAYDAVLFQKGIVCPTCNMEKPARSKHCSLCNICVHRFDHHCVWVNNCIGAFNTKYFFLYLFTLTAMAANIAIITAAFLIQVVLLSNMMYGSYIDDQGQEQAIEILFLIQHLFLTFPRIVFMLGFVILLTLVLGAYCCFNLYLALTNQTSNEWYKSRRYGYSHHLALQSQDRRVIYKNIYSNGIWMNLKEIFKLPTVLERKKKT
- the ZDHHC4 gene encoding palmitoyltransferase ZDHHC4 isoform X3, translated to MDFLTLFLMYLCFVLATIILVCSYSGRKESFLARSVNGAAQILSFVIPTRLQRMTQKVLHRLLHTRSCLFVVLHIALQAAVYGEYTWEVFGYCWELEFPVHLLLLPYLLLAVNMGFFTLCSRADPGIITKSNHTSLIKIYAYDAVLFQKGIVCPTCNMEKPARSKHCTAFLIQVVLLSNMMYGSYIDDQGQEQAIEILFLIQHLFLTFPRIVFMLGFVILLTLVLGAYCCFNLYLALTNQTSNEWYKSRRYGYSHHLALQSQDRRVIYKNIYSNGIWMNLKEIFKLPTVLERKKKT